A single region of the Nitrosomonas sp. Is79A3 genome encodes:
- the kdpB gene encoding potassium-transporting ATPase subunit KdpB yields MKKTRTLPLFDPVLIKPALLNALKKLTPQAQWRNPVMFVVWVGSVLTTILGIDALVGHGEAPAGFIFTIAAWLWFTVLFANFAEALAEGRGKAQAAALRGARKNIIAKKLAEPKRDAKITTIDSISLRKGDIVLIEAGDFIPADGEVIEGVASVDESAITGESAPVIRESGGDFSAVTGGTRILSDWLVIRVTANPGEAFLDRMIAMVENTKRKKTPNEIALTILLVTLTLIFLFVCATLLPFSIYSVESAGSGSPVSITVLVALLVCLIPTTIGGLLSAIGVAGMSRMMQVNVIATSGRAVEAAGDVDVLLLDKTGTITLGNRQASAFLPAPNVQTKELADAAQLASLADETPEGRSIVVLAKQEFGLRGRELHNAVFVPFTAQTRMSGVDFGDRKIRKGAADTIRTYIENLGSTFPESVEVLVDQVSRRGSTPLVVADGARVLGVIELKDIVKGGIRERFSELRKMGIKTVMITGDNRLTAAAIAAEAGVDDFLAEAKPEDKLKLIREYQAQGRLVAMTGDGTNDAPALAQADVAVAMNSGTQAAKEAGNMVDLDSNPTKLIEIIETGKQMLMTRGALTTFSVANDVAKYFAIIPAAFATTYPQLKMLDIMQLNTPSSAILSAVIFNAIIIVFLIPLALKGVKYQALGAASLLRKNLLIYGLGGLLVPFIGIKLIDVLLGLLDLV; encoded by the coding sequence ATGAAAAAAACACGAACCCTTCCTTTATTCGACCCAGTATTGATTAAACCGGCACTCCTCAATGCGTTGAAGAAACTTACACCGCAAGCGCAATGGCGTAATCCGGTTATGTTTGTCGTCTGGGTCGGTAGTGTCCTCACGACGATATTGGGTATTGATGCCCTCGTCGGCCATGGCGAAGCACCAGCAGGATTCATTTTTACGATTGCTGCATGGCTATGGTTTACCGTTTTATTCGCCAATTTTGCGGAAGCACTCGCTGAAGGTCGAGGCAAAGCACAGGCAGCAGCCTTGCGCGGTGCGCGGAAGAATATTATTGCAAAGAAATTAGCCGAACCTAAGCGCGATGCAAAAATTACGACTATCGACTCCATATCGCTGCGAAAAGGAGATATCGTGCTCATTGAAGCCGGCGATTTCATTCCGGCTGATGGTGAAGTCATCGAAGGTGTTGCTTCTGTCGATGAATCCGCTATCACCGGAGAATCTGCACCGGTTATCCGCGAATCGGGCGGCGATTTTTCAGCGGTTACTGGCGGCACGCGCATCCTATCGGATTGGCTGGTAATTCGCGTGACAGCCAATCCAGGAGAGGCATTCCTGGATCGCATGATTGCAATGGTAGAAAATACCAAACGTAAGAAAACGCCAAACGAGATAGCGCTAACTATTTTGCTCGTTACGCTCACACTGATATTTCTATTCGTATGCGCGACGCTATTACCGTTTTCAATCTATAGTGTTGAGTCAGCAGGATCTGGCTCACCGGTATCCATTACCGTTTTGGTCGCACTCCTGGTTTGCCTTATTCCGACGACAATCGGCGGCTTGCTGTCAGCGATTGGTGTAGCTGGAATGAGCAGGATGATGCAAGTGAACGTGATTGCTACCTCTGGGCGTGCAGTTGAAGCCGCTGGCGATGTGGATGTATTACTGCTCGACAAGACGGGAACAATCACACTGGGTAATCGACAAGCATCTGCCTTCTTGCCAGCACCCAATGTTCAAACTAAAGAATTAGCTGATGCCGCACAGCTCGCCTCGCTAGCCGATGAAACACCAGAGGGCCGATCCATCGTGGTGCTTGCAAAACAAGAGTTTGGGTTGCGTGGTCGCGAATTGCATAATGCGGTTTTCGTGCCTTTCACTGCGCAAACGCGCATGTCCGGCGTAGACTTTGGTGATCGCAAGATCCGAAAAGGCGCAGCAGATACGATTCGTACCTATATCGAGAATCTGGGGAGCACATTTCCTGAAAGCGTCGAGGTTCTGGTTGACCAGGTATCACGCCGGGGCAGCACCCCTTTAGTCGTGGCCGATGGCGCCCGCGTGCTCGGTGTCATTGAACTCAAGGATATCGTTAAGGGCGGTATCCGAGAGCGCTTTAGCGAATTACGAAAAATGGGCATCAAAACAGTGATGATCACTGGTGACAATCGCCTAACTGCCGCTGCGATTGCCGCCGAAGCGGGTGTTGATGATTTTCTGGCTGAAGCCAAACCCGAAGATAAACTTAAATTGATTCGGGAGTATCAGGCACAGGGACGATTAGTTGCCATGACCGGCGATGGTACTAACGACGCACCTGCTCTTGCGCAGGCTGACGTAGCCGTTGCCATGAACTCCGGTACGCAGGCAGCAAAAGAGGCAGGCAATATGGTTGATCTCGATTCCAACCCAACCAAGCTGATTGAAATTATCGAAACCGGTAAGCAAATGTTGATGACACGTGGGGCACTGACAACTTTTTCAGTCGCTAACGATGTCGCCAAGTACTTCGCAATTATTCCTGCAGCATTTGCTACCACTTACCCACAGTTAAAGATGCTCGATATCATGCAACTAAACACGCCCTCATCGGCAATTCTCTCAGCTGTAATCTTCAACGCGATCATTATTGTGTTTCTGATTCCACTGGCGCTCAAAGGTGTGAAATACCAAGCTTTGGGTGCTGCTTCGCTATTACGTAAAAATTTGCTGATTTACGGTCTGGGCGGTTTGCTCGTTCCATTTATCGGTATCAAACTGATTGATGTCCTATTAGGTCTTTTAGACCTCGTTTAA
- the kdpA gene encoding potassium-transporting ATPase subunit KdpA, translating into MNTSPWIQIGLFLTVLFVVAWPLGRYLASISDGQLTRRFIWLDKFEHGFCRFIGTNPAEDMPWQRYATAIVLFNVIGVVVVYGLQRFQSELPLNPQSLGDVSSDSAFNTAISFVTNTNWQGYGGESTMSYLTQMLALTVQNFASSATGIAVVIALIRGFTRKNAAGIGNAWLDLSRSIFYVLLPLSLVFALILVNQGVIQNFNAYQDVKLIEPLEYAAPKQDLNGQPLQDDHGNVIMETIKTDKQSIAMGPVASQEAIKLLGTNGGGFFNANSAHPFENPTPLTNFLEMISIFLIPTALCFAFGQMVGDQRQGWTILAAMTVLFITMATVALWSESHSNPLITQLGVDGSMGNLEGKEIRFGIISSALFATVTTAASCGAVNAMHDSFLPLGGLVPMGLMMLGEVVFGGVGAGLYGMLIFAMLAVFLSGLMIGRTPEYLGKKIGVFEMKMVSIAILVVPMLVLGGTAIAVVTEVGKASMANPGAHGLSEVLYAFTSAGNNNGSAFAGLSSNTPFYNILLAIAMWFGRFGVIIPVLAIAGKLAAQPKLAVTGGTLPTHGPLFVILLISTVLIFGALNYVPALALGPIIEHLQLFSH; encoded by the coding sequence ATGAACACATCACCTTGGATACAAATCGGTTTATTTCTTACTGTTCTCTTCGTTGTTGCCTGGCCTTTAGGCCGCTATCTCGCCAGCATATCTGATGGGCAACTAACACGCCGCTTCATTTGGTTGGATAAATTCGAACATGGATTCTGTCGTTTTATTGGCACTAATCCAGCAGAAGATATGCCATGGCAACGTTATGCAACAGCTATCGTGCTATTCAATGTTATAGGTGTGGTTGTTGTGTATGGCTTACAACGTTTCCAGAGTGAATTGCCTCTGAATCCTCAATCACTTGGCGATGTTTCTTCAGATTCAGCCTTCAATACAGCAATATCCTTTGTCACCAATACCAACTGGCAAGGTTATGGTGGCGAATCGACGATGAGTTATCTGACGCAGATGCTCGCTTTGACGGTACAGAACTTCGCATCAAGTGCAACCGGTATCGCCGTTGTTATTGCACTGATCCGAGGCTTTACGCGAAAGAATGCTGCTGGTATCGGTAATGCCTGGCTCGATTTATCACGTTCAATATTCTATGTGCTATTGCCACTGTCTTTAGTATTCGCATTAATTCTAGTAAACCAAGGAGTCATTCAGAATTTCAATGCTTATCAAGATGTCAAGCTGATAGAACCGCTTGAATATGCCGCACCGAAGCAGGATCTTAATGGTCAGCCGTTGCAAGATGATCATGGGAACGTGATCATGGAGACGATCAAAACAGATAAACAGTCAATTGCGATGGGGCCGGTTGCATCGCAGGAAGCAATTAAATTGCTCGGTACCAACGGTGGCGGTTTCTTTAATGCAAACTCAGCGCACCCTTTTGAGAACCCAACACCGCTCACTAATTTTTTGGAAATGATCAGCATCTTCCTGATTCCGACCGCACTCTGCTTTGCTTTTGGTCAAATGGTCGGAGACCAACGGCAAGGATGGACAATTCTTGCTGCGATGACTGTGCTATTCATTACGATGGCAACCGTTGCACTGTGGTCTGAATCCCACTCGAATCCACTTATCACCCAACTGGGTGTGGATGGTTCAATGGGCAATCTCGAAGGTAAGGAAATCCGGTTTGGCATTATTTCTTCTGCATTATTTGCGACGGTCACGACAGCTGCCTCTTGTGGAGCGGTCAATGCGATGCATGATAGTTTTCTGCCATTGGGCGGTTTAGTTCCGATGGGATTGATGATGCTCGGTGAAGTTGTGTTTGGTGGAGTTGGGGCGGGGTTATATGGGATGCTCATATTCGCTATGCTCGCCGTTTTTTTATCAGGATTGATGATCGGCCGCACACCGGAATATTTAGGTAAGAAGATCGGAGTATTCGAGATGAAGATGGTGTCGATTGCGATCCTGGTTGTACCCATGCTAGTGCTCGGTGGTACCGCAATCGCCGTTGTTACTGAAGTAGGCAAGGCGAGTATGGCTAACCCGGGCGCACATGGACTCTCCGAAGTGCTGTATGCATTCACTTCGGCTGGAAATAATAATGGATCCGCCTTCGCGGGACTCTCATCTAATACACCTTTTTACAATATTCTGCTTGCTATCGCAATGTGGTTTGGGCGATTCGGCGTCATTATTCCCGTACTAGCCATTGCCGGCAAATTGGCAGCACAACCCAAACTCGCTGTAACCGGTGGAACGCTACCGACCCATGGGCCGCTGTTCGTCATCTTACTCATTAGTACAGTACTCATATTTGGGGCACTCAACTATGTCCCAGCGTTAGCGCTTGGCCCTATCATCGAACACTTGCAGCTATTCTCACACTAA
- the kdpC gene encoding potassium-transporting ATPase subunit KdpC yields MMKNLIRPAITLFILISLITGLLYPLAVTSIAQIAFPEQAAGSLVKRGEEVIGSSLIGQSFSGPTYFWGRPSATSPMPYNAANSGGSNLGPTNPVLIEAVKERAKNILASHPDKAEKIPTDLVTASASGLDPHISPAAAYYQVERVAAARNTGAAIVKSLVDQSIETPQWGLLGDSRVNVLRLNLALDALEK; encoded by the coding sequence ATGATGAAAAACCTCATCCGTCCAGCCATCACATTATTTATTTTGATATCGCTCATTACCGGCTTACTTTACCCACTTGCAGTTACCAGCATTGCACAAATCGCTTTTCCGGAACAAGCGGCTGGCAGTTTGGTGAAGCGTGGTGAAGAAGTCATCGGCTCTTCCCTGATTGGACAGAGCTTTTCTGGGCCAACCTACTTTTGGGGCCGCCCTTCTGCAACTTCTCCAATGCCTTATAACGCGGCAAATTCAGGCGGTTCTAATCTGGGGCCAACTAATCCCGTATTGATAGAAGCAGTTAAAGAACGTGCCAAGAACATACTTGCAAGTCACCCGGATAAAGCGGAAAAAATTCCAACGGATCTTGTTACTGCATCAGCAAGTGGTCTGGATCCACACATTTCACCCGCCGCAGCGTATTACCAAGTCGAACGTGTTGCAGCAGCCCGCAATACCGGTGCGGCTATAGTCAAGTCACTGGTTGATCAATCGATTGAAACGCCGCAGTGGGGTTTATTGGGTGATTCGCGCGTCAATGTCTTACGCCTTAACTTAGCCCTTGATGCATTGGAAAAATAA
- a CDS encoding MEKHLA domain-containing protein, giving the protein MQWCQYLLDSYAHWVKQELIQRNDTPLEQAERLFSSAFVVASHGVENDPLLNYGNQAALNLWTMDWQQFTQTPSRLTAEPINREERARMLEQAKTQGYISDYRGVRISSTGKRFLVDQAIIWNIHKPDGTAIGQGATFSSWKYLTCVFSIGIQNKFAQNSDLVYSLPPVC; this is encoded by the coding sequence GTGCAATGGTGCCAGTATTTACTGGATAGTTATGCCCATTGGGTCAAACAGGAACTCATTCAGCGCAACGACACACCACTCGAACAGGCCGAGCGATTATTCAGTAGCGCCTTTGTGGTGGCTTCACACGGTGTAGAAAATGATCCCCTATTGAATTATGGCAATCAGGCAGCGCTAAATTTATGGACTATGGATTGGCAGCAATTCACACAAACACCATCTCGCTTAACTGCTGAACCGATCAATCGTGAAGAGCGCGCGCGTATGCTAGAACAAGCCAAAACACAGGGCTATATTTCTGACTATCGCGGCGTGAGAATTTCCAGTACTGGGAAGCGCTTCCTGGTTGATCAAGCGATCATCTGGAATATTCACAAACCCGATGGTACTGCAATTGGACAAGGTGCTACATTTTCTTCCTGGAAGTACTTAACTTGTGTTTTCTCTATCGGGATACAAAACAAATTTGCCCAGAACTCAGATCTGGTTTATTCTTTGCCCCCGGTTTGTTAA
- a CDS encoding DUF6880 family protein, protein MKNERKQKLIYLGPEMLAAALLNLALHSDEADDLIEQLMATPKENVQRFKKKLSDLKHSRRFIDWRGAAGLARKLEMLLQDLKAGIDDPIPGIELVKVFYEADNTIFEMCDDSSVLRY, encoded by the coding sequence GTGAAAAACGAAAGGAAACAAAAACTTATTTATCTGGGACCGGAAATGCTCGCAGCAGCTCTGCTGAACCTTGCGCTTCATTCTGATGAAGCAGATGATCTGATTGAACAATTGATGGCCACACCAAAGGAAAATGTTCAACGGTTCAAAAAGAAACTTTCCGACCTGAAACATTCAAGACGTTTTATCGATTGGCGAGGTGCTGCCGGGTTGGCCCGGAAACTTGAAATGCTGCTGCAGGATTTGAAGGCTGGTATTGATGATCCGATCCCAGGAATCGAACTCGTTAAGGTGTTTTACGAGGCCGACAATACCATTTTTGAGATGTGTGATGACTCTAGCGTACTCCGGTATTAA